In Populus trichocarpa isolate Nisqually-1 chromosome 12, P.trichocarpa_v4.1, whole genome shotgun sequence, a genomic segment contains:
- the LOC7483474 gene encoding 40S ribosomal protein S3-3, which yields MATQISKKRKFVADGVFYAELNEVLTRELAEDGYSGVEVRVTPMRTEIIIRATRTQNVLGEKGRRIRELTSVVQKRFKFPENGVELYAEKVNNRGLCAIAQAESLRYKLLGGLAVRRACYGVLRFVMESGAKGCEVIVSGKLRAQRAKSMKFKDGYMISSGQPVKEYIDSAVRHVLLRQGVLGIKVKIMLDWDPKGKVGPMTPLPDLVTIHPPKEEEEYVPPVMTTNIEIPVA from the exons ATGGCTACTCAAATAAGTAAGAAACGCAAG TTTGTTGCGGATGGAGTTTTCTATGCGGAACTTAATGAGGTGTTGACAAGAGAACTAGCGGAGGATGGTTACTCTGGTGTTGAAGTTAGGGTTACTCCCATGCGCACTGAGATCATCATCAGGGCTACTCGTACCCAAAATGttcttg GTGAGAAGGGAAGGAGGATCAGAGAGCTGACTTCCGTTGTTCAGAAACGTTTCAAGTTTCCTGAGAATGGTGTTGAGCTCTATGCTGAGAAAGTTAACAACAGGGGTCTCTGTGCCATTGCTCAGGCTGAGTCTCTTCGTTACAAGCTCCTTGGAGGCCTTGCTGTTCGCAG GGCTTGTTATGGAGTCTTAAGATTTGTAATGGAGAGTGGGGCAAAAGGATGCGAG GTTATTGTGAGTGGAAAGCTCCGGGCACAGCGTGCCAAATCTATGAAATTTAAGGATGGGTACATGATTTCCTCTGGCCAACCTGTTAAAGAGTATATTGATTCAGCTGTTAGGCACGTTCTTCTTAGACAG GGTGTGCTTGGTATCAAGGTGAAGATCATGCTTGACTGGGATCCTAAGGGCAAGGTGGGGCCAATGACACCATTGCCTGATCTGGTCACCATCCATCCTcccaaggaagaagaagagtatGTTCCACCAGTGATGACAACCAATATTGAGATTCCAGTAGCATAA
- the LOC7483473 gene encoding snakin-2 codes for MAVRSLLAMMVLLFCLAEVSSDLKIDTEIPQVFQLVVRGGNRRLMQDIDCGGLCKQRCSLHSRPNLCNRACGTCCVRCKCVPPGTSGNREVCGTCYTDMTTHGNKTKCP; via the exons ATGGCAGTACGTTCGCTTCTTGCTATGATGGTTTTGCTTTTCTGCCTTGCTGAG GTATCGTCTGATCTCAAGATAGATACCGAAATACCCCAAGTTTTCCAG CTTGTTGTGAGAGGTGGAAACAGGAGGCTCATGCAAGACATAG ATTGTGGAGGGTTATGCAAGCAGAGATGCAGTCTTCACTCAAGGCCTAATCTGTGCAACAGGGCATGTGGCACCTGCTGTGTGAGATGCAAGTGCGTGCCTCCTGGGACCTCAGGGAACAGAGAAGTGTGTGGGACATGCTATACTGACATGACCACCCATGGGAACAAGACCAAGTGCCCATAG
- the LOC7458017 gene encoding alpha-mannosidase I MNS5 isoform X2 — protein sequence MELPLHSLNHCLEFERAVLWLSENLSFDVDARVNLFEGNIRVLGGLVSAHILATDSKNRLVQGSYKNQLLDLAEDLGQRFLPAFDTPTGLPYAWINLKYGVMKNETTETSTSGCGSLILEMGALSRLTGDPKYESASLRALRKLWSMRSSLNLLGTTLDVETGEWIEHSSGIGAGVDSFYEYLFKAHILFGKEDFWRMFHSAYLAVQKYFRHGPWYHEADMRTGKATYWQLTSLQAFWPGLQVLVGDIEAANSSHREFVHVWKKFGVLPERYLLDHQMLHPTEKYYPLRPELAESTFYLYQATEDPWYIEVGEAIVDSLNLYTKVEGGFASIRDVTTMQTEDHQHSFFLAETCKYLYLLFDDSFLVDRNYIFTTEGHPLPVLSAWHERLPEIYIPSNWTYVKKEKPKRASAMSLQVCPALSLNSRHGEQLVESACHIPDARNDHKCFSDEECGVDSTNCRRRSCSLGGYCGLWLII from the exons ATGGAACTGCCCTTACACTCATTGAATCATTGTCTAG AGTTTGAAAGGGCAGTTCTCTGGCTTTCTGAAAATCTTTCATTTGATGTTGATGCAAGAGTAAACCTTTTTGAG GGCAACATAAGAGTTCTTGGAGGACTTGTTTCTGCTCATATTCTTGCAACTGATTCTAAGAACAGGCTGGTTCAAGGATCTTACAAGAATCAGCTACTTGATCTGGCTGAAGATCTAGGACAACGCTTCCTACCTGCATTTGATACGCCCACTGGATTGCCATATGCCTGGATTAACTTAAAG TATGGAGTCATGAAGAATGAGACTACTGAAACAAGCACCTCAGGATGTG GTTCTCTGATTCTTGAAATGGGAGCCTTATCACGATTAACTGGTGACCCTAAATATGAGTCTGCATCCTTGCGGGCTCTTCGAAAGTTGTGGAGTATGCGTAGTTCTTTAAATTTGCTAGGAACAACACTCGATGTGGAAACTGGGGAATGGATTGAGCATTCATCAGGGATCGGTGCTG GGGTTGATTCATTCTATGAGTATCTATTCAAGGCTCACATTCTTTTTGGAAAGGAGGACTTCTGGAGAATGTTTCATTCTGCTTATCTTGCGGTGCAGAAATATTTCAGACATGGTCCATG gtACCATGAAGCTGATATGAGGACTGGAAAAGCAACGTATTGGCAACTGACAAGCCTTCAAGCATTCTGGCCTGGCCTACAG GTTCTTGTTGGGGATATTGAAGCTGCTAACTCATCACACCGTGAATTTGTACATGTATGGAAGAAGTTTGGGGTGCTACCAGAAAG GTATTTGCTGGACCATCAAATGTTGCACCCTACAGAGAAGTACTATCCACTGCGCCCTGAATTAGCAGAATCAACATTCTACTTATATCAAGCTACTGAAG ATCCGTGGTACATAGAAGTGGGTGAAGCAATTGTTGATTCTCTTAATTTATACACCAAAGTCGAAGGAGGATTTGCAAGCATTAGGGATGTCACAACTATGCAAACAGAAGATCATCAGCATAGTTTCTTTCTTGCTGAAAC GTGCAAGTATTTGTATCTTCTCTTTGATGATTCATTTTTGGTTGATCGGAATTATATATTCACTACCGAGGGTCACCCTTTGCCTGTGCTAAGTGCTTGGCACGAGAGACTGCCAGAGATATATATCCCATCAAACTGGACTTATGTCAAG AAAGAAAAGCCAAAACGAGCAAGTGCAATGTCTCTGCAAGTCTGTCCTGCATTGAGTTTGAATTCAAGACATGGTGAACAACTGGTTGAGAGTGCTTGCCACATCCCTGATGCACGAAATGACCACAAGTGTTTCAGTGATGAAGAATGTGGAGTTGACTCAACTAATTGTAGACGAAGATCATGTAGCCTGGGCGGTTACTGTGGGCTATGGTTGATCATATGA
- the LOC7483472 gene encoding peroxidase 41 produces the protein MAFPLRILLLLFLSIPFSESKSNLSFDYYKRSCPNFEKIVRETITTKQMSNPATAAGTLRLFFHDCMVEGCDASVFIASNSFNTAERDADVNLSLSGDGYEVVIKAKTTLELTCPKVVSCADILAVATRDLVTMVGGPYYKIRLGRKDGLVSKASRVEGNLPRSNMSMTHVINLFASKGFNVQEMVALTGGHTIGFSHCIEFSDRLFSYSKKQATDPELNSKFAAGLRNICANHTTDKTMSAFNDVFTPGKFDNMYFKNLPRGLGLLAYDHALVKDPRTKPFVELYATNQTVFFQDFSRAMQKLSIHGIKTAINGEVRNRCDQFNSIQT, from the coding sequence ATGGCTTTCCCTCTGCGTATTCTTCTGCTTCTCTTCCTCTCCATTCCTTTCTCAGAGTCGAAGTCCAATCTCTCCTTTGATTACTACAAGAGATCATGCCCTAACTTCGAAAAGATTGTTCGTGAAACCATCACCACCAAACAAATGAGCAACCCTGCAACCGCGGCCGGCACTCTACGTCTCTTCTTCCATGACTGCATGGTTGAGGGATGTGATGCCTCGGTTTTCATAGCATCAAACTCATTCAACACCGCCGAGCGCGATGCAGACGTTAACCTCTCCCTGTCAGGGGATGGCTACGAGGTGGTGATTAAGGCAAAGACTACACTTGAGCTAACTTGCCCTAAAGTCGTCTCCTGCGCGGACATCCTTGCAGTGGCCACACGTGATCTTGTCACCATGGTTGGAGGACCTTATTACAAAATCCGACTAGGAAGGAAGGATGGTTTGGTCTCTAAGGCCTCCAGGGTAGAGGGAAATCTCCCCAGGAGCAACATGAGTATGACCCATGTGATCAATTTGTTTGCCTCCAAAGGATTCAATGTTCAAGAAATGGTTGCATTAACAGGTGGTCACACCATTGGATTCTCTCATTGCATTGAATTCTCCGATAGGCTATTTAGTTACAGCAAGAAACAAGCAACTGATCCTGAACTCAACTCCAAGTTTGCAGCCGGATTGAGAAATATCTGTGCTAATCACACCACAGATAAAACCATGTCGGCCTTCAATGATGTGTTTACGCCAGGCAAGTTTGATAATATGTATTTCAAGAACTTGCCTAGGGGGCTGGGGCTTTTGGCATATGATCATGCCCTTGTTAAGGACCCAAGAACTAAGCCTTTTGTGGAGCTTTATGCAACAAACCAGACAGTTTTCTTCCAGGATTTCTCTCGTGCAATGCAGAAGCTTAGCATTCATGGGATCAAGACTGCAATAAACGGAGAAGTGAGGAATAGGTGCGATCAGTTCAATTCAATCCAGACTTAG
- the LOC7458017 gene encoding alpha-mannosidase I MNS5 isoform X1 yields MSICRFLKWVVLLLVMFPSLFDPSLSHFDSAKKKQMREKVRKMFYHAYENYMTHAFPHDELKPLTRSFTDSLSELGNLKLEHLPQNYNGTALTLIESLSSLVILGNYTEFERAVLWLSENLSFDVDARVNLFEGNIRVLGGLVSAHILATDSKNRLVQGSYKNQLLDLAEDLGQRFLPAFDTPTGLPYAWINLKYGVMKNETTETSTSGCGSLILEMGALSRLTGDPKYESASLRALRKLWSMRSSLNLLGTTLDVETGEWIEHSSGIGAGVDSFYEYLFKAHILFGKEDFWRMFHSAYLAVQKYFRHGPWYHEADMRTGKATYWQLTSLQAFWPGLQVLVGDIEAANSSHREFVHVWKKFGVLPERYLLDHQMLHPTEKYYPLRPELAESTFYLYQATEDPWYIEVGEAIVDSLNLYTKVEGGFASIRDVTTMQTEDHQHSFFLAETCKYLYLLFDDSFLVDRNYIFTTEGHPLPVLSAWHERLPEIYIPSNWTYVKKEKPKRASAMSLQVCPALSLNSRHGEQLVESACHIPDARNDHKCFSDEECGVDSTNCRRRSCSLGGYCGLWLII; encoded by the exons ATGTCGATTTGCAGGTTTCTGAAGTGGGTTGTGTTGCTTCTTGTCAtgtttcctagtttatttgacCCTTCACTGTCACACTTTGATTCAGCTAAGAAGAAACAAATGCGAGAGAAAGTCCGAAAGAT GTTCTACCATGCATATGAGAACTACATGACACATGCATTTCCG CATGATGAGCTCAAGCCTCTTACCAGAAGTTTCACTGACTCACTTAGTGAGCTTGGAAATTTGAAG CTTGAGCACTTACCACAAAACTATAATGGAACTGCCCTTACACTCATTGAATCATTGTCTAG TCTTGTTATTTTGGGTAACTACACAGAGTTTGAAAGGGCAGTTCTCTGGCTTTCTGAAAATCTTTCATTTGATGTTGATGCAAGAGTAAACCTTTTTGAG GGCAACATAAGAGTTCTTGGAGGACTTGTTTCTGCTCATATTCTTGCAACTGATTCTAAGAACAGGCTGGTTCAAGGATCTTACAAGAATCAGCTACTTGATCTGGCTGAAGATCTAGGACAACGCTTCCTACCTGCATTTGATACGCCCACTGGATTGCCATATGCCTGGATTAACTTAAAG TATGGAGTCATGAAGAATGAGACTACTGAAACAAGCACCTCAGGATGTG GTTCTCTGATTCTTGAAATGGGAGCCTTATCACGATTAACTGGTGACCCTAAATATGAGTCTGCATCCTTGCGGGCTCTTCGAAAGTTGTGGAGTATGCGTAGTTCTTTAAATTTGCTAGGAACAACACTCGATGTGGAAACTGGGGAATGGATTGAGCATTCATCAGGGATCGGTGCTG GGGTTGATTCATTCTATGAGTATCTATTCAAGGCTCACATTCTTTTTGGAAAGGAGGACTTCTGGAGAATGTTTCATTCTGCTTATCTTGCGGTGCAGAAATATTTCAGACATGGTCCATG gtACCATGAAGCTGATATGAGGACTGGAAAAGCAACGTATTGGCAACTGACAAGCCTTCAAGCATTCTGGCCTGGCCTACAG GTTCTTGTTGGGGATATTGAAGCTGCTAACTCATCACACCGTGAATTTGTACATGTATGGAAGAAGTTTGGGGTGCTACCAGAAAG GTATTTGCTGGACCATCAAATGTTGCACCCTACAGAGAAGTACTATCCACTGCGCCCTGAATTAGCAGAATCAACATTCTACTTATATCAAGCTACTGAAG ATCCGTGGTACATAGAAGTGGGTGAAGCAATTGTTGATTCTCTTAATTTATACACCAAAGTCGAAGGAGGATTTGCAAGCATTAGGGATGTCACAACTATGCAAACAGAAGATCATCAGCATAGTTTCTTTCTTGCTGAAAC GTGCAAGTATTTGTATCTTCTCTTTGATGATTCATTTTTGGTTGATCGGAATTATATATTCACTACCGAGGGTCACCCTTTGCCTGTGCTAAGTGCTTGGCACGAGAGACTGCCAGAGATATATATCCCATCAAACTGGACTTATGTCAAG AAAGAAAAGCCAAAACGAGCAAGTGCAATGTCTCTGCAAGTCTGTCCTGCATTGAGTTTGAATTCAAGACATGGTGAACAACTGGTTGAGAGTGCTTGCCACATCCCTGATGCACGAAATGACCACAAGTGTTTCAGTGATGAAGAATGTGGAGTTGACTCAACTAATTGTAGACGAAGATCATGTAGCCTGGGCGGTTACTGTGGGCTATGGTTGATCATATGA